Proteins found in one Oncorhynchus keta strain PuntledgeMale-10-30-2019 chromosome 2, Oket_V2, whole genome shotgun sequence genomic segment:
- the LOC118358158 gene encoding apoptosis regulator BAX-like — MADSRERRKTGEDEPQGAVGGEDVIDDRIMEQGAVVLRGYVIERVSAENPERRLIPEDLGGRPNELEDHQVKDVVHQLLLIADDLNRNAELQHLISTVQVNCVQDVFFSVAREIFADGINWGRVVSLFHLAYKLIYKALTQNHLEIIKKIISWVLQFIRENVSAWIRQQGGWEAVVSTVSHWRTVSLVAAVAFVMAVVYWRKTR; from the exons ATGGCAGACTCCCGAGAAAGACGGAAAACCGGCGAAGATGAGCCTCAGGGTGCAGTCGGGGGTGAAG ATGTCATCGACGACAGAATTATGGAACAAGGAGCTGTTGTTTTAAGAGG GTATGTCATAGAGAGGGTCAGTGCAGAAAACCCAGAGAGACGTTTGATTCCAGAGGACCTTGGTGGCAGACCCAACGAACTAGAGGACCACCAAGTCAAAGACGTGGTACACCAGCTGCTGCTGATCGCTGATGACCTGAACAGAAATGCTGAGCTACAACA CCTAATAAGCACAGTCCAGGTAAACTGTGTCCAGGATGTGTTCTTCTCAGTGGCCAGGGAAATCTTTGCAGATGGTATCAACTGGGGCAGAGTGGTCTCCCTGTTTCACTTGGCCTACAAGCTTATTTACAAG GCACTGACACAGAACCACTTAGAAATCATCAAGAAGATTATTAGCTGGGTATTACAGTTCATCAGGGAAAATGTCTCCGCTTGGATCCGACAGCAGGGAGGATGG GAGGCGGTTGTTAGCACCGTGTCACATTGGCGTACTGTGTCGCTTGTGGCTGCAGTGGCTTTCGTGATGGCCGTGGTTTACTGGAGGAAAACACGCTGA